In one Dermochelys coriacea isolate rDerCor1 chromosome 20, rDerCor1.pri.v4, whole genome shotgun sequence genomic region, the following are encoded:
- the IKZF4 gene encoding zinc finger protein Eos isoform X8: MGSLVPKCLGGPSGDGRNTPQLADGGPAEMLLLRPIMRGPWGLQRTPRLAAVAWGSHPQVCAAWTPSRTYDTWSAGHGSRRRKVMAVGALLGLGASLAYGDHRRQASEAEPNAEAAPEVPYPTFTRQEVGQHHNLAERVWVTYGSEVFDITDFVELHPGGKGKILLAAGGALEPFWAMYAVHGQEHVLEILQGYKVGELSPEESSQPAQGDPYSGDPPRHPALKVNSLKPFNAEPPAELLTENYLTPNQLFFKRNHLPVPAVDPASYRLEVEGPGGRVLVLSLPELKRRFPKHEVTVTLQCAGNRRSEMSRVRQVKGLEWGVAAISTARWGGVWLRDVLAHAGYREEEEEEAGERHVCFEGLDKDLSGAAYGASIPYRMAMGRGAEVLLAYEMNGEELPQDHGYPLRVVVPGVVGARNVKWLGRISVSREESPSHWQQNDYKGFSPAVDWETVDFTTAPAIQELPVQSAITDPAPGATVPPRELTVKGYAWSGGGRGVVRVDVSLDGGRTWHVAELMGEEQRPGRAWAWRLWRLTAPVPPDRMELDIVCKAVDTSYNVQPDTVEPIWNLRGVLSNAWHRVRVTVAKD; the protein is encoded by the exons ATGGGGAGCCTGGTCCCCAAGTGTTTGGGGGGGCCCTCAGGAGATGGCAGAAACACCCCCCAGCTGGCTGATGGGG GTCCGGCAGAGATGCTGCTGCTCAGACCCATCATGAGAGGACCCTGGGGCCTCCAGAGAACGCCTAG GTTGGCAGCTGTGGCCTGGGGGTCCCACCCCCAAGTCTGCGCTGCCTGGACCCCCTCCCGCACTTATGACACCTGGAGCGCTGGCCACGGCAGCCGGAGACGGAAGGTCATGGCTGTGGGGGCTCTGCTGGGTCTGGGCGCCAGCCTGGCCTATGGAGATCACCGCAGGCAG GCATCAGAGGCAGAGCCGAATGCTGAGGCTGCACCTGAGGTGCCGTACCCCACGTTCACCCGCCAGGAGGTGGGGCAGCACCACAACCTGGCCGAACGGGTCTGGGTGACCTACGGAAGCGAGGTCTTTGACATCACTGACTTCGTGGAGCTGCACCCGGGGGGCAAGGGCAAGATCCTGCTGGCAGCAGGGGGCGCCCTGGAGCCGTTCTGGGCCATGTACGCCGTGCATGGCCAGGAGCACGTGCTAGAGATCCTGCAAGGCTACAAGGTGGGGGAGCTGAGCCCCGAGGAGTCGAGCCAGCCTGCCCAGGGGGACCCCTACTCCGGGGACCCCCCTCGGCACCCTGCCCTCAAAGTCAACAGCCTCAAGCCCTTCAACGCGGAGCCGCCGGCAGAGCTGCTGACCGAGAACTACCTGACGCCCAACCAGCTCTTCTTCAAGCGCAACCACCTGCCGGTGCCAGCCGTGGACCCTGCCAGCTATCggctggaggtggaggggccCGGGGGCCGGGTGCTGGTGCTCTCACTGCCCGAGCTCAAGCGTCGGTTTCCCAAGCACGAGGTGACGGTCACTCTGCAGTGCGCCGGGAACCGCCGCTCGGAGATGAGCCGCGTCCGGCAGGtgaaagggctggagtggggcgTGGCGGCCATCAGCACGGCCCGCTGGGGTGGCGTCTGGCTCCGGGACGTCCTGGCGCACGCCGGttacagggaggaggaggaggaggaggctggggagCGTCACGTCTGCTTTGAGGGCCTGGATAAGGACCTGAGCGGGGCAGCCTACGGTGCCTCCATCCCCTATCGTATGGCCATGGGCCGTGGGGCCGAGGTGCTGCTGGCCTACGAGATGAACGGCGAGGAGCTGCCACAAGACCACGGCTATCCACTGCGGGTGGTGGTGCCGGGCGTGGTGGGCGCCCGCAATGTCAAGTGGCTGGGCCGGATCTCTGTGAGCCGGGAGGAGAGCCCGAGCCACTGGCAGCAGAATGACTACAAGGGGTTCTCGCCTGCCGTGGACTGGGAGACGGTGGATTTCACCACGGCCCCCGCCATCCAGGAGCTTCCTGTCCAGTCGGCCATCACAGACCCCGCGCCAGGCGCCACCGTCCCACCCAGGGAGCTGACGGTCAAGGGCTATGCCTGGAGCGGGGGCGGGCGCGGCGTGGTCCGTGTGGACGTCTCGCTGGATGGCGGCCGGACATGGCACGTGGCCGAGCTGATGGGCGAGGAGCAGCGGCCAGGCCGGGCCTGGGCGTGGCGCTTGTGGCGGCTCACGGCTCCCGTCCCCCCCGACCGCATGGAGCTGGACATCGTCTGCAAGGCCGTGGACACCAGCTACAATGTGCAGCCCGACACGGTGGAGCCCATCTGGAACCTGCGGGGGGTGCTGAGCAATGCCTGGCACCGTGTCCGCGTCACAGTGGCTAAGGattaa